One genomic region from Actinocatenispora thailandica encodes:
- a CDS encoding serine/threonine protein kinase, translating to MPEQLSDRFCGPPDAPDRYLLRERRSSGGEGEIWSAVEQHANFSFRYAVKIIHAGHQDDSGRWLENLRLQSALLTQLEHPSLVKVREVFVGAPPHLHGASDAAAESRLYLVMKWIEGRSLQELLEAGELAGPAALDPLAPVAEAIDYLHSGRDTEGQPVLHRDIKPANILRADDGRVYLVDFGLVRFAGAATMSKVSGTVPFMAPESLHRGEYGPASDRYSLGASLYYMLTRELPVPGDTEAMQQRLATALGAGQERMVQGILSMMAVSPTHRPASAQQWLHALRTPVAETTLGAPPAPPAAPAPPRITAETVFGGGPATGTPGSPPRSAPPMRSAAPVPPSAAAGPVPPSVTGAPTSLGAPPAARMPNAAGPPPGYRPGPPRSAPPAAPFPGTPQPWQPGKKRRLSGGKIAGIVAGSVGLLMVASCVGLGILGYRKEQEQSGSGGHPDSSASIDHKHPPPTAARLKQIQVSVGQIEKATGAPSDEIQASEDKDRLLGGLDQFQPCAEGTVDGAAIGSQTSNGFSYYDGHETGYASSSVVGFYGTASSTFYTAAKRSLQRCGWSTFAIGKIGQQSVGYTRHLDEYEDGPTTLVLVRSGQVVYELTLTVEAGGAQVEAEQMATAMAKYLPEAK from the coding sequence ATGCCCGAGCAGCTCTCGGATCGTTTCTGCGGCCCCCCGGACGCCCCGGACCGCTACCTGCTGCGCGAACGGCGCTCCAGCGGCGGTGAGGGCGAGATCTGGAGCGCTGTCGAGCAGCACGCCAACTTCTCCTTCCGGTACGCCGTCAAGATCATTCACGCCGGCCATCAGGACGACTCCGGCCGCTGGCTGGAGAACCTGCGGCTGCAGTCGGCGCTGCTCACCCAGCTGGAGCACCCGTCCCTGGTGAAGGTGCGCGAGGTCTTCGTCGGTGCGCCGCCACATCTGCACGGGGCGAGCGACGCCGCGGCGGAGTCCCGGCTGTACCTGGTGATGAAGTGGATCGAGGGGCGCAGCCTGCAGGAGCTGCTGGAGGCGGGTGAGCTGGCCGGTCCGGCCGCGCTCGACCCGCTCGCGCCGGTCGCCGAGGCCATCGACTACCTGCACAGCGGCCGGGACACCGAGGGCCAGCCGGTGCTGCACCGCGACATCAAACCGGCGAACATCCTGCGCGCCGACGACGGCCGGGTCTACCTGGTCGACTTCGGCCTGGTCCGGTTCGCCGGCGCGGCCACCATGTCGAAGGTGTCCGGCACCGTGCCGTTCATGGCGCCGGAGTCGCTGCACCGCGGCGAGTACGGTCCGGCCAGCGACCGTTACTCGCTGGGTGCCAGCCTCTACTACATGCTCACCCGGGAGCTGCCGGTTCCCGGCGACACCGAGGCGATGCAGCAACGGCTGGCGACCGCGCTCGGCGCCGGCCAGGAGCGCATGGTGCAGGGCATCCTGTCGATGATGGCGGTCAGCCCCACGCACCGCCCGGCGTCCGCCCAGCAGTGGCTGCACGCGCTGCGGACCCCGGTCGCCGAGACCACCCTCGGCGCGCCGCCGGCGCCGCCCGCGGCCCCCGCCCCGCCGCGCATCACCGCCGAGACGGTCTTCGGCGGCGGGCCGGCCACCGGCACGCCCGGGTCGCCGCCGAGGTCGGCGCCGCCGATGCGGTCCGCCGCCCCGGTGCCGCCGTCGGCCGCGGCCGGGCCCGTTCCGCCGTCCGTGACCGGGGCACCGACCTCGCTCGGCGCCCCGCCCGCGGCCCGGATGCCGAACGCCGCCGGCCCGCCGCCCGGCTACCGGCCCGGCCCGCCGCGCAGCGCGCCGCCGGCCGCGCCGTTCCCCGGCACCCCGCAGCCGTGGCAGCCGGGCAAGAAGCGGCGGCTGTCCGGCGGCAAGATCGCCGGAATCGTCGCCGGCTCCGTCGGCCTGCTGATGGTGGCCAGCTGTGTCGGCCTGGGCATCCTCGGCTACCGGAAGGAGCAGGAACAGTCCGGCTCGGGCGGCCACCCGGACTCCAGCGCCTCGATCGACCACAAGCATCCGCCGCCGACCGCCGCCCGGCTCAAGCAGATCCAGGTGTCGGTCGGGCAGATCGAGAAGGCGACCGGCGCGCCGTCCGACGAGATCCAGGCCAGCGAGGACAAGGACCGGCTGCTCGGCGGGCTCGACCAGTTCCAGCCGTGCGCGGAGGGCACCGTCGACGGTGCCGCGATCGGCTCGCAGACCAGCAACGGCTTCTCGTACTACGACGGCCACGAGACCGGGTACGCGTCGTCCTCGGTGGTCGGTTTCTACGGCACCGCGTCGAGCACGTTCTACACCGCGGCCAAGCGGTCGCTGCAGCGCTGCGGCTGGAGCACCTTCGCGATCGGCAAGATCGGCCAGCAGTCGGTCGGCTACACCCGCCACCTGGACGAGTACGAGGACGGCCCGACGACGCTGGTGCTGGTCCGGTCCGGCCAGGTCGTGTACGAGTTGACCCTCACCGTCGAGGCGGGCGGCGCCCAGGTCGAGGCGGAACAGATGGCCACCGCGATGGCCAAGTACCTGCCGGAGGCGAAGTGA
- a CDS encoding S9 family peptidase: MSEGAMAEPPAAKRVASERTQHGDTVVDEYAWLAEKDNPDTIAYLTAENAWTERATAGQASLRDEIFTEIKNRVQETDLSVPARRHGWWYYTRTVEGQQYPIRCRVAAGDDPTPPVIEPGVPVPGEQVLLDENELADGHDFFALGTFTVTADGRYLAYADDYAGDERFTLRVKDLPSGELLDDEVPNTSYGAAWSADSTHLFYLTVDDAWRPDTVWRHRIGTKASEDVVVYREPDERFWVGVGLTRSERYLLIESHSKVTSEVRFLAADDPTGTPSLVRARKQDVEYEVDHQIVHNGQDRFLVLHNDSDVGGGENFALAAAPVEAPADWTPVIEHAADTRLLDFDVFADHLVVHRRHDVLTGLRVYPLGADGALGTPHDIAFTEPIYTVEPDANLEYDTGTFRLTYTSLVTPRSVYDYDLGQRHLVLRKRQPVLGGYDPDQYEQFREWATAPDGTKVPISVVARKDLVRDGSAPCLLYGYGSYEISIDPGFQIDRLSLLDRGFVYAIAHVRGGGELGRRWYEDGKMLRKRNTFTDFVAAARRMVEAGWTSTPRLAALGGSAGGLLMGAVVNEAPDAFGAIYAAVPFVDALNSILDPSLPLTVIEWDEWGDPLHDAEVYRYMKSYSPYENVAADASNYPPIYVETSLNDTRVLYHEPAKWVSRLRANGAPDVLLWTEMEAGHGGRSGRYQAWHDRARCYAWIIDTVAR, translated from the coding sequence ATGAGCGAGGGTGCGATGGCGGAGCCGCCGGCGGCGAAGCGGGTGGCGAGCGAACGGACGCAGCACGGCGACACCGTGGTGGACGAGTACGCCTGGTTGGCCGAGAAGGACAATCCAGACACGATCGCCTATCTGACCGCGGAGAACGCCTGGACCGAGCGGGCCACCGCGGGGCAGGCGAGCCTGCGGGACGAGATCTTCACCGAGATCAAGAACCGGGTGCAGGAGACCGACCTGTCGGTGCCGGCCCGCCGGCACGGCTGGTGGTACTACACCCGCACGGTGGAGGGCCAGCAGTACCCGATCCGGTGCCGGGTCGCGGCCGGTGACGACCCGACACCGCCGGTGATCGAGCCGGGCGTGCCGGTGCCCGGCGAGCAGGTGCTGCTGGACGAGAACGAGCTCGCCGACGGCCACGACTTCTTCGCGCTCGGTACCTTCACCGTCACCGCGGACGGCCGGTACCTCGCCTACGCGGACGACTACGCCGGTGACGAGCGGTTCACCCTGCGGGTCAAGGACCTGCCCAGCGGCGAACTGCTGGACGACGAGGTGCCGAACACGTCGTACGGCGCGGCCTGGTCGGCCGACTCGACGCACCTGTTCTACCTGACCGTCGACGACGCGTGGCGGCCGGACACGGTGTGGCGGCACCGGATCGGTACCAAGGCGTCCGAGGACGTGGTGGTCTACCGGGAGCCGGACGAGCGGTTCTGGGTCGGGGTGGGGCTCACCCGCTCCGAGCGGTACCTGCTGATCGAGTCGCACAGCAAGGTCACCAGCGAGGTGCGGTTCCTCGCCGCGGACGACCCGACCGGCACGCCGAGCCTGGTGCGGGCCCGCAAGCAGGATGTCGAGTACGAGGTCGACCACCAGATCGTCCACAATGGACAAGACCGGTTCCTGGTGCTGCACAACGACTCCGACGTCGGTGGCGGGGAGAACTTCGCGCTCGCGGCGGCCCCGGTGGAGGCGCCCGCCGACTGGACGCCGGTGATCGAGCACGCGGCCGACACCCGGCTGCTCGACTTCGATGTGTTCGCCGACCACCTCGTCGTGCACCGCCGGCACGACGTGCTCACCGGCCTGCGGGTGTACCCGCTCGGCGCCGACGGCGCGCTCGGCACACCGCACGACATCGCCTTCACGGAGCCGATCTACACGGTCGAACCGGACGCCAACCTGGAGTACGACACCGGCACGTTCCGGCTCACCTACACCTCGCTGGTGACGCCGCGCTCGGTGTACGACTACGACCTCGGGCAGCGGCACCTGGTGCTGCGCAAGCGGCAGCCGGTGCTCGGCGGCTACGACCCGGACCAGTACGAGCAGTTCCGCGAGTGGGCGACCGCGCCGGACGGCACGAAGGTGCCGATCTCGGTGGTGGCGCGCAAGGACCTGGTGCGCGACGGCAGCGCGCCGTGCCTGCTCTACGGCTACGGCTCGTACGAGATCTCCATCGACCCCGGCTTCCAGATCGACCGGCTGTCCCTTCTGGACAGGGGCTTCGTCTACGCCATCGCGCACGTCCGCGGCGGCGGCGAGCTGGGCCGCCGGTGGTACGAGGACGGCAAGATGCTGCGCAAGCGGAACACCTTCACCGACTTCGTCGCGGCGGCCCGGCGGATGGTCGAGGCAGGGTGGACCTCGACCCCGCGGCTGGCCGCGCTGGGCGGCTCGGCCGGTGGGCTGCTGATGGGTGCGGTGGTCAACGAGGCGCCGGACGCGTTCGGCGCGATCTACGCGGCGGTGCCGTTCGTCGACGCGCTCAACTCGATCCTCGACCCGTCGCTGCCGCTGACGGTGATCGAGTGGGACGAGTGGGGTGACCCGCTGCACGACGCCGAGGTCTACCGCTACATGAAGTCGTACTCGCCGTACGAGAACGTTGCGGCCGACGCGTCGAACTACCCGCCGATCTACGTCGAGACCAGCCTGAACGACACCCGGGTGCTCTACCACGAGCCGGCCAAGTGGGTGTCC